The Helianthus annuus cultivar XRQ/B chromosome 16, HanXRQr2.0-SUNRISE, whole genome shotgun sequence genome includes a window with the following:
- the LOC110902354 gene encoding acidic repeat-containing protein-like — protein sequence MRKEAEPVERSAEEIEENLLDSDSVDNTNCSNSCAESEIVEEQSIVNDEPHYDVADNSDAINHDLDVWNYVMSYVAEAYGVPTKTDESGAVILVRDENVFTRKPDVSTDKLETCVSSDSESHTDGSDNYSSVPETSDDTSETHEEGSSDEPDSQVADSGTSDNERSTSENSECAKYSDLSSATPEESQTVSNIDCSSHEKPESADVKDSEVDEAEEKIFAESISEETNGISKIEEKRSIDINSSVDSNDETEEEIFVETISTKTPENMVSEEKESVEVNSTDNSTFDPKRSDSEESVSNETKSPESVPSKKKRSRKNRRPRKKKVRKENLSLGQTEPKLKGKAVDTCSCVDNWHIARNCVNRPFVPHYSSNTHHQKAIHYRSDGNRFSQAKPSDGDWNLAKRNHQRFSNTNGFQRQQMELKVSSVKKNVSNNITDSKIWKPTVLAGSQSHCSQPSTSTSSPQTSNSTKNYMIFREVSYTDSDGQLRSTMAWVPVSN from the exons ATGAGAAAAGAAGCAGAACCAGTTGAAAGATCCGCAGAGGAGATTGAAGAAAATTTGTTAGATTCTGATTCTGTTGATAACACTAATTGTTCTAACTCATGTGCAGAATCAGAAATAGTTGAAGAACAGTCCATAGTGAATGATGAACCACATTATGATGTTGCTGATAATTCAGATGCTATCAATCATGATCTTGATGTTTGGAATTATGTTATGTCTTATGTTGCTGAGGCTTATGGTGTTCCGACTAAAACTGATGAATCTGGTGCTGTGATTTTAGTTCGTGATGAAAATGTTTTCACAAGGAAACCTGATGTATCGACTGATAAACTAGAGACCTGTGTCTCAAGTGACTCAGAAAGTCATACTGATGGTTCAGACAACTATTCTAGTGTGCCTGAAACATCAGATGATACATCAGAAACTCATGAAGAGGGATCATCTGATGAACCTGACAGTCAAGTTGCAGATTCTGGTACATCAGACAACGAGCGTAGTACTTCTGAGAATTCTGAATGTGCCAAATACTCAGATTTAAGTAGTGCAACGCCCGAAGAGAGTCAAACAGTTTCAAACATAGACTGCTCTTCGCATGAGAAACCAGAATCAGCTGATGTCAAGGACTCGGAGGTTGACGAAGCTGAAGAAAAGATTTTCGCCGAATCCATTTCTGAAGAAACTAATGGGATCTCGAAGATTGAAGAAAAGAGGTCCATAGACATTAATTCGTCAGTTGATTCAAATGATGAAACTGAAGAAGAGATATTTGTGGAAACCATTTCTACCAAAACTCCTGAAAACATGGTTTCTGAAGAAAAGGAATCTGTGGAAGTAAATTCAACAGATAATTCAACTTTTGACCCCAAAAGATCAGACTCCGAAGAAAGTGTTTCTAATGAAACAAAATCTCCTGAATCTGTTCCTTCTAAGAAGAAAAGATCACGTAAAAATAGAAGACCACGCAAAAAGAAAGTTCGAAAGGAAAACCTAAGCCTCGGGCAAACTGAACCTAAGCTGAAGGGTAAAGCTGTCGATACTTGCTCTTGTGTTGATAACT GGCACATTGCTAGAAATTGTGTTAATCGGCCTTTCGTGCCTCATTACTCTAGTAACACACATCATCAGAAAGCTATCCATTATCGATCAGACGGAAATCGATTTTCTCAGGCCAAGCCTTCTGATGGAGACTGGAATCTAGCAAAAAGGAACCATCAAAGGTTTTCTAACACAAATGGGTTCCAAAGACAACAAATGGAGTTAAAAGTCTCATCTGTAAAGAAAAATGTTTCAAACAACATCACTGACTCTAAGATTTGGAAGCCCACGGTTCTTGCTGGATCCCAGTCTCACTGTTCACAACCGTCAACATCGACGTCTTCACCTCAAACCTCAAATTCTACCAAAAATTATATGATCTTTCGTGAGGTTTCATATACAGATAGCGATGGTCAACTCAGGTCAACAATGGCCTGGGTTCCAGTTTCTAATTAA